From the genome of Argentina anserina chromosome 4, drPotAnse1.1, whole genome shotgun sequence, one region includes:
- the LOC126791858 gene encoding uncharacterized protein LOC126791858: protein MPFTTERAILLKRQEEDKIFELLASLGAEYEDIKSHLLMSLELPTLLNVRNTIQREETRRKVMTNAEVAVVEREERAADARAFASNNRPYRGRRPDLKCTHCEKIGRTGVGHVKETCWILHPELKNKFHESSRGQFRPVYTPKANQASCSSSNSQDLNNFTANSINLINEFAAFIQQRQGNCDSEGATAMLGKFAGYLADSNIAGQEEIPGSYFKTEDW, encoded by the exons ATGCCCTTTACCACTGAGAGAGCTATACTTTTGAAGAGACAAGAGGAAGATAAAATATTTGAGCTTCTTGCTAGCCttggagctgaatatgaggatATCAAGAGTCATCTTCTCATGTCACTAGAGCTGCCTACTCTTCTCAATGTGAGAAACACCATTCAAAGAGAAGAGACAAGAAGGAAGGTGATGACAAATGCTGAAGTTGCTGTTGTTGAAAGAGAGGAGAGGGCTGCTGATGCTAGAGCTTTTGCTAGCAACAACAGACCATATCGAGGCAGACGCCCAGATCTGAAATGCACACACTGTGAAAAGATTGGAAGGACTGGAGTAGGTCATGTGAAGGAAACTTGCTGGATTCTTCATCCTGAGTTGAAGAACAAGTTTCATGAAAGCTCGAGGGGACAGTTTAGACCTGTCTATACTCCTAAGGCTAATCAAGCAAGTTGCAGCTCTTCTAACTCACAAGATCTTAACAACTTCACTGCAAATTCCATCAATCTCATCAATGAGTTTGCAGCTTTTATTCAACAGAGACAAGGCAACTGTGACAGTGAGGGGGCTACTGCCATGCTTGGCAAGTTTGCAGGCTATCTTGCTGATTCAAATATTGCAGGGCAAGAGGAGATTCCAG GATCGTATTTCAAAACAGAAGATTGGTGA